Proteins from one Methanobrevibacter sp. genomic window:
- a CDS encoding DHH family phosphoesterase, producing MKKACPKCNGTGSIIVDTKICDNCDGTGYVDTFEMKNHFKGVNSNARAKFDLDADRDVPCEVCDGKGMVDVLEDCSYCNGTGEITVCNECGKRIDSDENYCDECAQKQEEEKKKKQLEREKNPEKIVVESDISGKEIIYELDGLCEMSDLELNSIYRGKVTRVERYGLFVSLNNQVWGLMRTRNSSNKVGDYVFVRITQIKERKREVDMAPASVFKGEYVIKKVKKNIERSKIETLDDSSLNSVVKVYGEVIQIQQTSGPTIFTITDETAITWAAAFNEPGVRMYPEIEIGDIVEVIGEVNKHNGEIQIESSSIEKLEGEEARKMREFIDIALDKKAEPDDVDFLIQSPVLDRLKPKMREAAKVIRRAILDGRSILVRHHADADGICAGVAMEKAVIPLLKEFNPDNDAEYHYFKRSPSKAPFYELEDVVKDLSFALEDFERHGQKLPLIVLLDNGSTEEDIVALMQAKIYDIEIVVIDHHFPGELITKTLKSGETVDGSVNCNNEDIIAGTVAVDEYVDTHVNPYLVGGDSQITAGALATEVAHIINPDVEDLIKHLPAVAVLGDRAEADEVEQYVKLASEKGYDREQLKKIAECIDFEAYFLRFMNGRGIIDTILGVDNLDKHPKMVEALYKEYLRRVDIQMKATLPNVKRVQLENGIYFNVLDVEKYAHKFTFPAPGKTCGFVHDKIVKEIGEDKPIITLGHGPDFGVLRATDSVHKMFGFNVNNIVISLADKIPQAGIDGGGHECAGSIKYIEGLGKEVLNQLLSEIQNMTNE from the coding sequence ATGAAAAAAGCATGTCCTAAATGTAACGGAACCGGTTCCATAATTGTAGATACAAAAATATGTGATAATTGTGATGGAACTGGCTATGTAGACACATTTGAAATGAAAAATCACTTTAAAGGCGTAAACAGTAATGCTAGAGCCAAGTTTGATTTGGATGCGGATCGGGATGTTCCATGTGAAGTTTGTGATGGAAAGGGAATGGTGGATGTCTTGGAAGACTGTTCCTATTGCAATGGAACCGGAGAGATTACTGTTTGCAATGAATGTGGAAAACGTATTGACTCTGATGAGAATTACTGTGACGAATGTGCACAAAAGCAAGAAGAAGAGAAAAAGAAGAAACAGTTGGAAAGAGAGAAAAATCCTGAAAAGATCGTTGTGGAATCTGATATTTCCGGAAAAGAGATTATTTATGAATTGGATGGACTATGTGAAATGAGTGACTTGGAGCTTAATTCCATCTACAGAGGTAAGGTCACAAGAGTGGAAAGATACGGCCTCTTTGTAAGCTTGAACAATCAGGTTTGGGGATTGATGAGAACACGTAACTCTTCCAATAAAGTTGGAGATTATGTATTCGTAAGGATCACCCAAATAAAAGAGAGAAAACGTGAAGTGGACATGGCTCCTGCAAGCGTTTTCAAAGGGGAATATGTCATTAAGAAAGTCAAGAAGAACATCGAAAGATCAAAGATTGAAACCCTTGATGACTCTTCACTCAATAGTGTCGTTAAAGTTTATGGGGAAGTCATACAAATCCAACAGACTTCCGGACCGACCATATTCACCATTACTGACGAAACTGCAATCACTTGGGCTGCGGCATTCAATGAGCCTGGAGTCAGAATGTATCCAGAAATTGAAATCGGAGACATTGTTGAAGTGATTGGAGAAGTCAATAAGCATAATGGTGAAATCCAAATCGAATCCAGCAGCATTGAAAAGCTGGAAGGTGAAGAAGCCAGAAAGATGAGGGAATTCATTGACATTGCTTTAGATAAAAAGGCAGAACCTGATGATGTGGATTTCCTAATTCAAAGCCCTGTTTTAGACAGACTTAAACCTAAAATGAGAGAGGCCGCAAAAGTCATCAGAAGAGCAATTCTAGATGGAAGATCCATTCTTGTCAGACACCATGCTGATGCGGATGGAATCTGTGCAGGGGTTGCAATGGAAAAGGCAGTTATTCCACTCTTAAAGGAATTCAATCCAGATAATGACGCTGAATATCATTACTTCAAGCGTTCCCCTAGTAAGGCTCCGTTCTATGAATTGGAAGATGTTGTTAAGGATTTGTCATTTGCATTGGAAGACTTTGAAAGACACGGACAGAAATTACCACTCATTGTATTATTGGACAATGGTTCCACAGAGGAAGACATTGTAGCTTTAATGCAGGCAAAGATCTATGATATTGAAATAGTTGTCATTGACCACCACTTCCCAGGTGAATTGATTACAAAAACCTTGAAAAGTGGAGAAACCGTTGATGGAAGCGTGAATTGCAATAATGAAGACATCATCGCAGGCACTGTTGCAGTGGATGAATATGTGGACACTCATGTGAATCCATACCTTGTTGGAGGAGACTCCCAAATAACCGCTGGAGCATTGGCAACTGAAGTGGCACATATCATAAATCCTGATGTTGAAGATCTGATAAAGCACTTGCCTGCTGTTGCTGTATTGGGAGACCGTGCAGAAGCGGATGAAGTGGAACAGTATGTAAAGCTTGCATCAGAGAAAGGATACGATAGAGAGCAGCTGAAGAAAATTGCCGAATGTATTGACTTTGAAGCTTACTTCCTTAGATTCATGAACGGTAGAGGAATCATTGATACCATTTTAGGTGTGGACAATCTTGATAAGCATCCTAAGATGGTGGAGGCATTGTATAAGGAATACTTAAGACGTGTAGACATACAGATGAAAGCCACTTTGCCTAATGTAAAAAGAGTCCAATTGGAAAATGGAATCTACTTCAATGTGCTGGATGTTGAAAAATACGCTCATAAGTTCACATTCCCTGCACCTGGAAAAACATGCGGATTTGTTCATGACAAGATTGTTAAGGAGATTGGTGAAGACAAGCCAATCATTACCCTTGGTCATGGACCTGACTTTGGAGTCTTAAGGGCAACTGATTCCGTTCATAAGATGTTTGGATTCAATGTCAACAATATTGTCATCAGTCTTGCAGATAAAATACCTCAAGCTGGTATCGATGGTGGAGGTCACGAATGTGCAGGATCAATAAAATATATTGAAGGTCTTGGCAAGGAAGTATTGAATCAACTTCTAAGTGAAATCCAAAATATGACTAATGAATAA